The segment ATTCCAACGGCATTGGATACGCCAGCAAATATTAAAACGATTATTGTCGAATCGGAATCGAAAGAAGGTCCCTTCGGAGCAAAAGGGGTCGGGGAGCCGCCGATTATACCGACCGCAGCCGCGATTGCGAATGCGGTATCAAACGCTCTCGGGAAACGAATCACTCGAATCCCGATTACTCCAGAAGCTATTTTAGATATAAAAAAACAACATGAGTAAACGATATCATTTAGTTAACCACCGACGTACTAAGATACCACGGAAATCACATGCTCGGTTGATAGTATCTTTTTCTCTGAGTATCTTGGTAGCGATATCTTCCTGTGGCGGACCGCCGAAACGTAATCCGAACGAACTCACCTTCGGTTATTGGTCTAGTGTTACCGATAAATCGCTTATTGAAGAGACCATTGCTAATTTCGAACAATTACATCCGGGCGTGAAAATTAAGGGTGAATCTACCCCTTGGGTACAATATTTTAATAAAATGTTAGTTCGGTTCGTTGCCGAAACCGCTCCTGACGTTATCATGACCTCAACGGAACGAGTTTCTGGGTATATTGAAGCAGAGGTATTAGTTGACCTGATGCCATTTATCCAAAACGATACGACGTTTTCGCTAGCAGATTATTATCCGGAATTAATTGAACGGATGAGTAATAATGGTAAACTCTATGTTCTGCCACGGGATATTGATGTTATCGCTTGCGTGTTTTATAACAAAGATATGTTTAAAAAGGAAGGTATCCCTTTTCCACACGATGATTGGACTTGGGCTGAGTTTTTAGATGCGAGTTTGAAATGTACCAAAGATTTTAACCACGATGGGAAAATTGACCAGTGGGGAGTAAGTATCTATGGATTCATTGATGCGTTTATCTATAGTAACGGCGGAACGCTGGTTGACGATTGGCGGCATCCGACCCGATGCACGTTTGACGACCCACGAACGATTGAAGCGGTTAAATTCTGGCAAGATTTGATGTATACCTATAAAGTTATGCCCACAGGGGTAACGTTAAGTTCGCTGGGAATGTCGGAACCGGACCTGTTTTTCGATGGGAAAATGGGGATGTTTATTGCCGGGATTTGGATGACTCCGACATTCAGCAAAATCACCGCATTCGATTGGGATGTCGTCATGATTCCGCGCGGACCGAGCGGAGAACGGCGGTTTATCGCAGAAGGTTCCGGATATTCAATGACTAAATTCTGTCAGAATCGGGAACTCGCATGGGAATTTATTAAATATCTCGGCGGAAAAGAAGGGCAAACGATCCTATCTCGTCCGGGGTTAACTCAGCCAGCGTTAATGTCGCTTGCGCGATCAACCGTTTTCCTGAATGGCCAGAAACCGGCGAATCGGAAAGTAGTCGTTGAAGCAGCAAAATTAGGCATGTATCGACCGGCAACCGCAAAATGGGATGAAGTTGAACAGAGTTATTGGCAGCCAATGCTTGATCGAATTATGTCCGCAGATGCGAAATTGCGAATTCCAGCAGATATTGGACTGAAAGAAGTTACTGAAAAAGTTAATAAAGAGATATTTAAAATACCATCCGCTACAGAGGAACGCAGATAATCAATTCCCATTGAGTATAGCGCATTTTTTAAATTTAAACTTTACAATGCTACTTTTGCGATTACGATTGGAATTGAGAAAAAGATTTCGTGGTAAAAAGATATGGTTAAATTCTTAAAGAAAAATCTCCCTGGATATCTATTCATTTCACCGTGGCTATTCGGATTCATTATTTTCACTGCGTTCCCGATACTTGCTTCGATCGTTATCAGCTTTTGCGATTGGAATCTATTAAGCGGGTTCAAACATATCAAATGGGTCGGTTTCGATAACTATATTAAACTGCTCGGATTCCACCAAGAAGCGGGTCAATGGGTGCCACGCGACCCGTTATTCTGGAAAAGTCTAAAGGTTACCTTTGTATATACCATTTTTGCGGTTCCACTTGGTCTATGCGGAGCAATAGCGATTGCTATGTTAATGAACCAAAAGATTAAAGGTATAACTACCTATCGTACGATATACTATCTTCCAGCGGTGGTATCCGGCGTAGCTACCGCAGTGTTATGGCGATGGATATTCAATCCAGAATTCGGCTTGCTGAATTATTTCTTGACCATTATTGGGGTAAAATGGCTCCTAGCGCAATTCGGAATGGAATTACCGTTATGGCTTGCGAGTCCGACTTGGGCACTCCCCGCATTCATTTTTATGTCACTTTGGGGAGTCGGCGGCGCTATGGTCATTTATCTCGCGGGTTTGCAAGGAATTCCGCGGGAACTCTACGAAGTCGCTGAACTCGATGGCGCTGGCGTCTGGAAAAAGTTTACTCATGTTACACTCCCATTACTATCGCCAACGATATTTTTCAATCTGATTATGGGCATAATCGGGTCGTTTCAAGTCTTCACATCCGCTTACATCATGACTGGCGGCGGGCCATCGAACGCAACTCTATTTTATGGTTTATACTTATTCCGGCATGCGTTTGTTTATTACCGCATGGGGTATGCGAGCGCTATGGCGTGGATTCTGTTTGTTATCATTCTCTTTTTCACGCTGCTCCAGTTTAAGTATGCAAAACGTTGGGTATATTATCATGGTGAGAAAATCTAGTTTATTCGCTTTGTACAATTGTGCAATACGGGATTAATCTCATGGCTTTACTAAAGAGTAAAAAAATTCGATACCGGCTATTTATCGCGGTAGTATATCTGCTCTGTACCGCTGGGGCAATATTATTCATTTTACCGTTTCTCTGGATGGTATCAACCTCATTGAAAGATTCAACCGCAGTGTTTACCTTTCCGCCCAAATGGATACCGCAGCCGATCAAATGGAGTAATTATCCGGAATCTTGGACATTGCTACCGTTTACTCGGTTTCTGATAAATACGTGTATTATCACCTTCTCGTGCATTATTGGCCAAGTGGTTTCAGCGGCGTTAGTCGCTTATGGTTTTGCTCGTATCCCGTTTAAAGGCAACCGTATCCTGTTCCTTATCCTGATCAGCACGATGATGTTACCTGGTCAGGTAACCATGATTCCATCGTTTCTCATTTTTAAAGCATTACATTGGATAGATACATTCAAACCGCTGATTGTCCCTGCATTTTTCGGCGGCGGCGCATTTTTCATCTTTTTGCTCCGCCAGTTCTTTTTAACGATCCCTCGGGATTTAGATGAAGCAGCGACCATTGATGGATGTAACAAATTCGATATCTTCTGGCGAATAATCCTACCGCTATCGAAACCAGCGTTAGCAACGGTGGTGGTTTTCTCCTTTATCGGACATTGGAACGATTTTATGGGTCCCTTAATTTATCTGAATAGCGAACATAATTTCACGCTCGCTGTCGGATTAAACTTATTCCAGGGATATCATACTACCGCATATAACCTGCTTATGGCAGCGTCGTTAATCGTCTTAGCGCCAGTTTTAATTATCTTTTTCCTCGCCCAGCGATATTTTATTGAAGGAATAACGTTAACGGGAATTAAAGGATAACCCAGGGTTTACCGCAGAGAACGCTGAGTTCGCTGAGAAAAAAATTAGAATGGTTTATAACCAAGAAAAACCTCTGCGCGCTCTGCGGTGAAAAAAAAAATTACTTTTTATTAATCCCGTTAGGGATGTCTGATTCTAGCCCAGCTATTCATAGCTGGGTTCCCGCGCCGCTTTGATTTCGGTAGTCCCCTCAGGGACAACTGATTGGTCGCATTAACTAATCTTATCGGTTCAGCCGTCCCTTGCGGGACTACATCGTTCCTCTCTCAACCTAAGTCCCAGCATTTCATGCTGGGCTAATTCCAATCGCCCTTACCAGGGCTAACAAACTGCAACAAACCTTTGTTTACCTCGGCGCGCTCTGCGCGCTCTGCGGTGAAAAAATTGCTTTTTGTTAATCCCGAAGGGATGTTTGATTCTAGCCCAGCTATTCATAGCTGGGTTCCCATGTCGCTTTGATTTCGGTAGTCCCCTCAGGGACGACTGATTGGTTTCAGCAATGCACATTCGCTTGACAGTATAATTCCTCGTATGCTACACAATATAGATAGAAATCAGAGGTAATAATATTTTTCAACGGAGGAACCGATTATGGTTTGGCTAAAAACCTGGTCTATTGCTGGAGTAGGAGTAGTATTATTATGCCTGGTTATCTCGGTGTATGCAACCGAGTTGGTTATAACTACTGAACCGATTCCCGGCGTGCCTTTATTCCCGGCAGAGGTAGCGCCGGCAGAAAATCTCGCTGTAACCAATTCGGGTCCGGCGATATTAGCTGCGCCAAATCTAACCCCCTATAAACCTTCCGGCTGGTCGGATAAAGTGGTGGTAAATTCGGTATTTCCCTCAACCATGTCAACCGTTACCGAAGGTGCAGTCTATGCTGGCCAACCGAGTTATATCAGTTGGGCGGTTATCAATAACGGCACAGCAAATATCCCGCCTTTTATCCGATTCTATTGTTATCTTTACATCAACAGTAATTTTACTACCGGCTGGTATACTGACGGGCTTCTGCAGAATTATTATGTCTACGCTACCGGATATCAATATATTTTTACAAATAGTGGAACGAACGCGATCCAAATCACTGCGGATGTTACTGGCGCGGTAACCGAATCAGACGAATCGGATAATAACTATAGTCGAAACGTTAATGTTAATCCGGGCATACCAGCAGAACCTGATATCCGGATTAATCCAACCAAATTAGATTTTAATCTGACGTCGTTGATGGAATCATTTATTCCATCATCAGAATTAACGGATAACCCTGACCCAAATGTCGTAGATACCTCTAGTCCAAAAGGACAGCTTGCTCCGCTAAATCCAGCGTTTATTCGATATCGAGAAAACCTCGCGAGCGGAAAACTTCAAAGATTAACGAAATCTGGTTTCCCACTAGGACATATTCCGGCGCCGCGGGATTTATCCTACCTGAAAGACATACCAGCTAGTTCGGAAGCAGCGTTTGCGTTACCAGTCGCGTATGACTGTAGAACCGCTAATAAAGTTACTGCGGTACGCGACCAAGGAAACGCGGGGAGCTGCTGGGCGCATGCAACGTATGGCTCGCTCGAATCCTGCTTATTACCAGGGGAACTCTGGGATTTTTCAGAAAACAATATGAAAAACATGTTAAGTTCTGCATATCCGGAAGGGTTCGACCGTGCTCATGACGAAGGTGGTAATTGTTTTATGGCAACCGCATATTTATCGCGTTGGTCCGGACCGATTTCTGAATCTGACGACCCATATAATCCATATAGCGGGACTTCACCGGTAGGATTAACGGTACGGAAACATATCCAGAATGTTATCTATCCGACCAGTAGAACTAGTGCAACGGATAATACGACGTTAAAACAAGCGATTTTAAACTACGGCGGGGTTGATAGCGGAATATATTACGATGACGCTTATTATAATTCAACAACTTATTCCTATTATTATAACGGAAGCGAAAATGAGAATCACGACATAACCATTGTCGGTTGGGACGATAATTATCCGGCAAGTAATTTCAATCCGGCTGCGCCGGGGAATGGTGCGTTTTTGATTAAGAATAGCTGGGGTACGGATTGGGGACAAAATGGCTATTTCTATATGTCATACTATGATTCGAAAATCGGAAAGACGAACGCTCAGTTTCGCTATGCAGAATCAACTACTAACTATAATAAAGTATATAGCTACGACCC is part of the bacterium genome and harbors:
- a CDS encoding sugar ABC transporter substrate-binding protein, with the translated sequence MSKRYHLVNHRRTKIPRKSHARLIVSFSLSILVAISSCGGPPKRNPNELTFGYWSSVTDKSLIEETIANFEQLHPGVKIKGESTPWVQYFNKMLVRFVAETAPDVIMTSTERVSGYIEAEVLVDLMPFIQNDTTFSLADYYPELIERMSNNGKLYVLPRDIDVIACVFYNKDMFKKEGIPFPHDDWTWAEFLDASLKCTKDFNHDGKIDQWGVSIYGFIDAFIYSNGGTLVDDWRHPTRCTFDDPRTIEAVKFWQDLMYTYKVMPTGVTLSSLGMSEPDLFFDGKMGMFIAGIWMTPTFSKITAFDWDVVMIPRGPSGERRFIAEGSGYSMTKFCQNRELAWEFIKYLGGKEGQTILSRPGLTQPALMSLARSTVFLNGQKPANRKVVVEAAKLGMYRPATAKWDEVEQSYWQPMLDRIMSADAKLRIPADIGLKEVTEKVNKEIFKIPSATEERR
- a CDS encoding sugar ABC transporter permease: MVKFLKKNLPGYLFISPWLFGFIIFTAFPILASIVISFCDWNLLSGFKHIKWVGFDNYIKLLGFHQEAGQWVPRDPLFWKSLKVTFVYTIFAVPLGLCGAIAIAMLMNQKIKGITTYRTIYYLPAVVSGVATAVLWRWIFNPEFGLLNYFLTIIGVKWLLAQFGMELPLWLASPTWALPAFIFMSLWGVGGAMVIYLAGLQGIPRELYEVAELDGAGVWKKFTHVTLPLLSPTIFFNLIMGIIGSFQVFTSAYIMTGGGPSNATLFYGLYLFRHAFVYYRMGYASAMAWILFVIILFFTLLQFKYAKRWVYYHGEKI
- a CDS encoding carbohydrate ABC transporter permease, with amino-acid sequence MALLKSKKIRYRLFIAVVYLLCTAGAILFILPFLWMVSTSLKDSTAVFTFPPKWIPQPIKWSNYPESWTLLPFTRFLINTCIITFSCIIGQVVSAALVAYGFARIPFKGNRILFLILISTMMLPGQVTMIPSFLIFKALHWIDTFKPLIVPAFFGGGAFFIFLLRQFFLTIPRDLDEAATIDGCNKFDIFWRIILPLSKPALATVVVFSFIGHWNDFMGPLIYLNSEHNFTLAVGLNLFQGYHTTAYNLLMAASLIVLAPVLIIFFLAQRYFIEGITLTGIKG